The window GGTCTGGTGTCCCAAATCGGTCAAACAGAATCCGGTAATGGACTTCATCTAGGCCTGACCCAGGTCCTGGGGTGTAGCGGTGATGATCCCTGGTGGTCCAATAAACTGTGGCAGTACTGGACGTGACCTGATCCACTGACACATTAGTGATGAAGTGGCGGTTGAACACACATGGATCCATGATTACAGGTAGACCCTCCTCATGATTTGACCTCAGAAGATCAAATTTTCCTGCTGACAGGATAGGAGAGGTGGTGGTGTACCCTGTGCTTGGATTAGTTGGGGTTGCCTCCTGGTTTCTAGTATAACTTGGTGTGGAAAAGGCTGGTGCATCTGTTCTGGAAATGACATTCGACCTTCGTCTCCCTTTTGCACGTTTCCCAGCTGCCTCTGTGGCAGGTCGTGACCTTGGGCTGAGTAACTCCTTCTttggtttctttctttccaggGGAGGAGAGGATTCTGCCACTTCCGGGCCTCCTTGGTCTCCCTGGATTcccatctcttcctctccctctcgtTTCCTTTTCTCTGCTTCTTTCCTCAGCATCACCCCATCCTTGTTGCGCTGTGTCAAATCGACACCTTCTGTCTCTTtcacctctccttcttcctctacctggctttctccatctctctcctcttgttgtATTGCatctgcctctcctctctcattgcCCCCCACCTTTACCAACACACGCCCTCCCCGGCTCTCCTCAGGCCCACTTTGACTCCTACACAAATGTGACCAGTTCCCTAGGGGCAGCAGCTGGGAGCTGTTCACATAGTCCAGATATTTTCCCCTCAGAGTTGCCGGGTGATGACACTGCACAAAAACAGTCAACAATTTACCCTGAGAATGTGCAGTAGTCATCCATCTTTTCAGTTCCTCCAGGCGACAGTCGCATGTCCAGTTGTTGCCATGGAGGTCCAGGTCGTAAAGCACGTTATTGAGGGCAAAGATGTCCCCGGACAAGCTGGTGAGCATGTTGTTCTTCAACTTCAGCACCCTCAGATGTTTGAGCTGCGCAAAAGCCAAAGAGTCAACTATGGAAATCCGATTGCGACTGAAGTCCAGCTCCTCGATGCGCTCCAGAGGGTCGAGGAGGCCAGCGGGGATTTCCTCCAGTTCGTTGCCGTCAATCAGAAACTGCTTGAGACTGGACAGCCCCTTCAGAGCCCCGTAGTCCAGACGAGAAATCCTGTTGTTGCTGAGGGACAGTTTGGACAGTTTTTTCAGATTTTGGAAGACGTGGTTTGCGACGTATTGAATTTCATTTTCAGACAACAGCAGAGTTGTCAAAGCTTTGAGTTCGGAAAAAGTGAGAACATTGCGCACGACTGACTGCTTGTTGTGGGCCAGATTTAGAAAGCGCAGGTTGGTGAGTTTAGAAAAAGCGTTTCTGTGAATATGATGCAGCTGGTTGGATTCCAGATGGAGATAATGTAGACTGgtcaaacttttaaaaacagagtCCTGCAGAACTTCTATGGCGTTGCCATCCAGGCGCAGCTTAACAAGGTTATCCAAGTTGGTAAAAAGTCCCGgtgttattttctttatatcattattattgccATAGAGAATAGTTAATTTCTTCAGGGGTTGTAAAGTCCCAGCGGGAATAGTTGATAAAAGATTATGTCCCAAATAGAGCTCTTCCAGCTTGGACAGTTTCTCAAATGCTTTGGGGTGAACGCTCTGTATTTGATTGTACTGTAAATTCAACCTGACAAGGTTACTGTACCGCGTGAAGTCAAAGGCAGAGATGTTTCCAATAAAGTTTCCCCCAAGGCTGAAGATCAGCACCTCCTCGGGCACCCGCGCCGCGGGTTTGGGCACAGAGCGCAAACCGCGATTGGTGCACATCAGATGCTGCGAGTGCTGACAGTCACAGCGGTCGGGACAAAAGTCCAGCGCCGGTGTAGACGAGATGAACCCCTCTAGCGACAGCAGGAAAAAGCATATCCCCGCCAGGAAATTGCCTGTATCCATTCCCACAGCGCGGCTGGCACAGCCAGAGACTGATGCGGCATTCGCTTTGTTTTGTTCAGGTGCAGTcgtccctctcctctctcacgcTGGAGACTGACTCGTCCATAATTCACTTGTTGCACTGAAAAGTGACAAGAAAAGTGCTCTTCGCCTCAAGCAAATGGGCAGCATCATCATCTATAGAGAAGCATTATCTATAGAGCAAATTAATGTGTGCAGTGCGCCCTGATGCTGTCCCCACTATGTCTCCATCCCCCTAAGTGGTCATCTGCTGCGAATTACAGAGTTCCGCAAAAAAAAGCAGAGTTCAGGCGCAGAacgtgctctctctctctctctccctctctctctctctctcatacacacacgcacacacacacacacacacacacacacacactcacatacatacaaacacacacacacacacactgaagtagTCCCTCCCCCGCAACTCTGCGACCCTGCCAAAACCAGATGTGCACAAGTCTTGACGCACGGGATCCAGAGTTTTGCGCGTTCACGCAGGTAAtcagactctctctctttctctcactcacactcacacacactagtCTCTACAgtaagagaggggggggggggggattgagAAACCCTTTGACCGAGTTTTCTGCGCGCCCCCGCACCCACCGGGGGTCTGAGATCTGGATCGGATCCCTGGTATGGACAAAGCAGACAGGAAGATTTCCTTCCCACGGAACCCCACGAGAATCCCAAAGCCCTGGATTCCCGCGGATCTTGTGTACACAAAACAAATCAGAATTACATATGAAACAAGTCTAACAAAACACTCAGATAATATTTTTAGTGTTGATGAGCTATGAAAAATAACAATTCATAAAACAGCTGTGCTCAACAGCTACGTGGAGTGTCTTGCTGCCCACGGGACATTCAGTCTCCTCAGTGCAGACTTTGCATACACAAACTGAGTAAGTACTGTACAATCAACACATCAACAGGCCAGCCTGCGCACTCTGTACAGTAGGAACGCCATCATCATGCAGCTTGGCTGTAATTTACCCTTCTCTCATTAACAGGCCTTGTGTTGCTGCAGGAGGCCATAAGGGGCACAGATGGTTCACATTTGCAGATGAGGAATTTGGGGCGTGAAGTGTGTGTTAAGACCGACGAGGAGAGGTGCCAAATCTGAGTTAAAGATCTCCAACTTGAAAGTGGGGAAATAAATGCAGGGCGAGTGCAGCATGTGAAGGCTTTGCACACAACTTTTGCAGACGGAAGAATAATTCTCTGCAGTGTGCATGATAACTTCTGCTCAAGACTGCAAGGCAGGCAAGTTGCTGCCAAGACATCTGCACATTTATGGCACATGAGGTAGAGTAATTATACCCACTGACACACACCATAGATACATGCTGAATGAGTTTCTTTACATGCAGTCTGCTGCAACAGAAAGATGcaacttgtttctttttttgctttaaaacaactgATTAAAGATATGTCAACCGTGGGAAGGAAAAGCAAGTCATAACTCTTTCTCACTTGTACAAacacatactctcacacacacacactcacacacaagagCTTTTTCAACCACCCTTGAGAAACAAGTGATGCAATGGTTTCCAAAGTCGAGCTAATGGATGACTGTTTTAGCTCCTTGCATTTCCAGCACGGAGCAAAAAGCCCCAAACACTCCCTGATTGGCCTCATTCTCATGCATATCTGCTGGTACACATCATAGTCAGACATTAGTcttatagctctgtgtgtgagtgagtgagtgtctgtgtataagagagtgagagagggagagaaaaatacaGCCCTCGGGGAAGCCCCCTCTCTGGGAGGTCATTTCCTGTCTGGCCATTTCTCTCCATAGTATTTCTCCATCTCATCCCCCTTCCTTTAGTATCCCTATCTTG is drawn from Scomber japonicus isolate fScoJap1 chromosome 15, fScoJap1.pri, whole genome shotgun sequence and contains these coding sequences:
- the tril gene encoding TLR4 interactor with leucine rich repeats, which translates into the protein MDTGNFLAGICFFLLSLEGFISSTPALDFCPDRCDCQHSQHLMCTNRGLRSVPKPAARVPEEVLIFSLGGNFIGNISAFDFTRYSNLVRLNLQYNQIQSVHPKAFEKLSKLEELYLGHNLLSTIPAGTLQPLKKLTILYGNNNDIKKITPGLFTNLDNLVKLRLDGNAIEVLQDSVFKSLTSLHYLHLESNQLHHIHRNAFSKLTNLRFLNLAHNKQSVVRNVLTFSELKALTTLLLSENEIQYVANHVFQNLKKLSKLSLSNNRISRLDYGALKGLSSLKQFLIDGNELEEIPAGLLDPLERIEELDFSRNRISIVDSLAFAQLKHLRVLKLKNNMLTSLSGDIFALNNVLYDLDLHGNNWTCDCRLEELKRWMTTAHSQGKLLTVFVQCHHPATLRGKYLDYVNSSQLLPLGNWSHLCRSQSGPEESRGGRVLVKVGGNERGEADAIQQEERDGESQVEEEGEVKETEGVDLTQRNKDGVMLRKEAEKRKREGEEEMGIQGDQGGPEVAESSPPLERKKPKKELLSPRSRPATEAAGKRAKGRRRSNVISRTDAPAFSTPSYTRNQEATPTNPSTGYTTTSPILSAGKFDLLRSNHEEGLPVIMDPCVFNRHFITNVSVDQVTSSTATVYWTTRDHHRYTPGPGSGLDEVHYRILFDRFGTPDRFPRYVYARGTIRSVTLRELSSDVTYMVCVEGVVGGSVCQVAPRDHCAGLVTLPEGFARGNTLTSDLQVVTLATLAGNAMLLLVIGGVWLGRSLKKRLQRRKSAVHVRHMYSTRRPFRPTMATASVSTDFTSYQSSRPARLAPLEEGDLIEFPCDRFLDSSGARRDSDMQRFSD